The following are encoded together in the Streptomyces sp. NBC_00341 genome:
- a CDS encoding RNA polymerase sigma factor SigF — protein sequence MSAEQGSSKVLTLTKSAPAPVVLTSSSEAIDTRTLSRSLFVRLAALGPAPGPDGTDSPERAYVRDTLIELNLPLVRYAAARFRSRNEPMEDIVQVGTIGLIKAIDRFDCERGVEFPTFAMPTVVGEIKRFFRDTSWSVRVPRRLQELRLALTKTSDELAQKLDRSPTVPELAKALGVSEEDVVDGLAVGNAYTASSLDSPSPEDDGGEGSLADRLGYEDSALEGVEYRESLKPLLAKLPPRERQIIMLRFFANMTQSQIGEEVGISQMHVSRLLTRTLAQLREGLIAD from the coding sequence ATGTCCGCAGAACAGGGCAGCTCGAAGGTGCTCACGCTCACCAAGAGCGCACCCGCACCCGTTGTGCTCACCAGCTCGTCGGAAGCCATCGACACCCGCACGCTGTCCCGCTCACTGTTCGTGCGGCTCGCCGCACTGGGTCCCGCACCGGGGCCAGATGGAACGGACAGCCCGGAGCGGGCCTATGTGCGGGACACACTCATCGAGCTCAACCTGCCGCTGGTGCGTTACGCCGCGGCGCGGTTCCGCAGCCGCAACGAACCCATGGAGGACATCGTCCAGGTCGGCACGATCGGCCTGATCAAGGCGATCGACCGGTTCGACTGCGAACGCGGCGTGGAGTTCCCGACGTTCGCGATGCCCACCGTCGTGGGCGAGATCAAGCGCTTCTTCCGGGACACCTCCTGGTCCGTGCGGGTGCCCCGTCGGCTCCAGGAGCTGCGGCTCGCCCTCACCAAGACCAGCGACGAGCTCGCCCAGAAGCTCGACCGCTCGCCGACCGTGCCGGAGCTGGCCAAGGCACTCGGGGTCTCCGAGGAGGATGTCGTCGACGGCCTGGCCGTCGGCAACGCCTACACCGCCTCCTCGCTGGACTCGCCCTCACCAGAGGACGACGGCGGCGAGGGCTCGCTGGCCGACCGGCTGGGATACGAGGACTCGGCGCTCGAGGGCGTCGAGTACCGCGAGTCCCTCAAGCCGCTGCTGGCCAAACTCCCGCCCAGGGAACGGCAGATCATCATGCTGCGGTTCTTCGCCAACATGACCCAGTCGCAGATCGGCGAAGAGGTCGGCATCTCGCAGATGCACGTCTCGCGCCTGCTGACCCGCACGCTCGCCCAGCTCAGGGAAGGGCTCATCGCCGACTGA